In Callospermophilus lateralis isolate mCalLat2 chromosome 4, mCalLat2.hap1, whole genome shotgun sequence, one genomic interval encodes:
- the Atp23 gene encoding mitochondrial inner membrane protease ATP23 homolog translates to MAGAPDQRQPGPAAEEQLQQSQVSCQVFPEWLAQGNPQQGFFSSFITHNQKCQQMLLKTVETNPYVKLLLDAMKHSGCAVNKERHFSCEDCNGNVSGGFDASTSQIVLCQNNIRNQAHMSRVVTHELIHAFDHCRAHVHWFTNVRHLACSEVRAANLSGDCSLVNEIFRLRFGLKQHHQTCVRDRAILSILAVRNISREVAEKAVDEVFESCFNDHEPFGRIPHNEKYARYAHRDFQNRDRYYSNI, encoded by the exons ATGGCGGGAGCTCCGGACCAGCGCCAACCTGGCCCCGCAGCAGAGGAGCAGCTGCAGCAGTCACAAGTCTCGTGCCAAGTCTTCCCGGAATGGCTGGCCCAGGGGAATCCCCAACAAGGGTTCTTTTCCAGCTTCATCACCCATAACCAGAAGTGCCAGCAAATGCTCCTGAAGACGGTGGAAACAA ATCCATATGTCAAACTTCTACTTGATGCCATGAAGCACTCTGGTTG TGCTGTAAACAAAGAAAGACACTTTTCTTGTGAAGATTGTAATGGAAATGTTAGTGGTGGTTTTGATGCTTCAACATCTCAg ATTGTTTTGTGCCAGAATAATATCCGTAACCAGGCCCACATGAGCAGAGTGGTCACCCACGAGCTCATTCACGCATTTGATCATTGTCGTGCTCATGTCCACTGGTTCACTAATGTCAGGCATTTGGCCTGCTCAGAG GTTCGAGCTGCTAACCTTAGTGGGGACTGTTCACTTGTAAATGAAATATTCAGGTTACGGTTTGGATTAAAACAACACCATCAG acTTGTGTGCGAGACAGAGCAATTCTTTCTATCCTGGCTGTTAGGAATATCAGCAGAGAAGTAGCTGAGAAGGCTGTGGATGAAGTTTTTGAATCTTGCTTCAATGACCATGAACCTTTTGGAAGGATCCCACATAATGAGAAATATGCAAGATATGCTCATAGAGACTTTCAAAACCGGGATCGATATTACTCAAATATATGA